The following proteins come from a genomic window of Eisenibacter elegans DSM 3317:
- the argS gene encoding arginine--tRNA ligase — protein MNIEQSLQAAIAQGLMDCFGLQAAAEEMVLQATKKEFEGAYTFVTFGYSKQLRQRPDAVAEQLGAYLKTNSALVADYNVVNGFLNLVISPEAWVNTLYALLPQPRIGVVPAKGQRVMVEFSSPNTNKPLHLGHLRNNFLGDSIARILAADGYEVVKANLVNDRGIHICKSMLAYQRLAQGETPQSAGLKGDKLVGKYYVKFEQSLREALKPILEDIAEGRNTGLFNAQEWEQLQTHQQKLNDLDQAYQRDVAALPADLATQLGIEDAPEGYKNLVRAAEQLSLNAEQKELLKQLKKVVSIEQKIAEVKGAIKEIAQNKTEWMQAAQAMLRQWEEGHPETVALWKQMNGWVYEGFAQTYQTIGISFDKVYYESDTYLLGKDIVAEGLEKGVFFRKDDQSVWIDLSADKLDEKLVLRGDGTSVYITQDMGTAELKYQDYGVDKSVYVVGSEQEYHFTVLFKILEKLGRPYAQGLYHLSYGMVDLPSGKMKSREGTVVDADDLVQEMVNTAAERTAELGKVADFSPEALQKLYLQLALGALKYFLLRVDPKKRILFNPQESIDFQGNTGPFIQYTYARISALLRKATQDQTDYQAPVSVVISDTEQALIQLLSAFPAKISESAAAYAPSLIANYAYEVAKTYNHFYHESPIFKAESAELMRFRLALTALSGRVIYEAMTLLGIGVPEQM, from the coding sequence ATGAATATCGAGCAGTCTCTCCAAGCAGCCATTGCGCAAGGGCTGATGGATTGTTTTGGGCTACAAGCCGCCGCTGAAGAAATGGTACTACAGGCCACCAAAAAAGAATTTGAGGGAGCCTACACCTTTGTTACTTTTGGCTACAGCAAGCAACTACGGCAGCGCCCCGATGCGGTGGCTGAGCAACTGGGGGCTTATCTGAAAACCAACAGCGCCCTTGTGGCAGACTACAACGTGGTGAATGGCTTTCTGAACCTCGTCATCAGTCCGGAGGCTTGGGTCAACACACTGTATGCGCTGTTGCCGCAGCCACGCATTGGGGTAGTGCCCGCCAAGGGGCAACGGGTGATGGTGGAGTTTTCGTCGCCCAATACCAACAAACCCTTGCACTTGGGGCACTTGCGCAACAATTTCTTGGGAGACAGCATCGCCCGTATTTTAGCAGCCGATGGCTACGAAGTGGTCAAGGCCAACTTGGTCAATGACCGGGGGATTCATATCTGCAAGTCGATGTTGGCCTATCAGCGCCTTGCTCAGGGCGAAACGCCCCAAAGCGCCGGGCTCAAAGGCGATAAACTGGTGGGTAAATACTACGTAAAGTTTGAGCAATCATTGCGCGAAGCGCTAAAGCCTATTCTGGAAGACATTGCCGAAGGGCGCAACACAGGGCTTTTCAATGCCCAAGAGTGGGAGCAGTTACAAACGCACCAACAAAAGCTCAACGACCTCGACCAAGCCTACCAACGTGATGTGGCCGCCTTGCCCGCAGACCTTGCTACACAGCTAGGCATAGAAGATGCTCCCGAAGGCTACAAAAACTTGGTGCGTGCTGCCGAACAGCTCTCCCTCAATGCCGAGCAAAAAGAGTTGCTCAAGCAGCTCAAGAAGGTAGTCAGCATAGAACAAAAAATCGCCGAGGTGAAGGGCGCTATCAAAGAAATAGCCCAAAACAAAACCGAATGGATGCAGGCCGCACAGGCCATGCTGCGCCAATGGGAAGAAGGACACCCCGAAACCGTAGCCCTCTGGAAGCAGATGAATGGCTGGGTGTATGAGGGCTTTGCCCAAACGTATCAGACAATAGGTATCAGTTTTGATAAGGTTTATTACGAATCTGACACCTATTTGCTGGGTAAAGACATTGTGGCCGAAGGGTTGGAGAAGGGCGTGTTTTTCCGAAAAGACGACCAATCGGTCTGGATAGACCTCAGCGCCGACAAGCTCGACGAAAAGCTGGTGTTGCGTGGCGATGGCACCTCGGTATACATCACCCAAGATATGGGCACGGCAGAGCTCAAATACCAAGACTATGGCGTAGATAAGTCGGTCTATGTAGTGGGCAGCGAGCAAGAGTACCACTTTACGGTGCTCTTCAAGATACTCGAAAAGCTAGGCCGCCCCTATGCGCAGGGCTTGTACCACCTCTCGTATGGGATGGTAGATTTGCCCTCGGGCAAGATGAAGTCGCGCGAGGGTACGGTAGTAGATGCCGACGACTTGGTGCAGGAAATGGTCAATACCGCTGCTGAGCGTACCGCTGAGCTAGGCAAGGTGGCCGATTTCAGCCCCGAAGCCCTCCAAAAGCTCTACCTCCAACTGGCGCTGGGAGCGCTGAAGTACTTCTTGCTGCGGGTAGACCCCAAGAAGCGGATTTTGTTTAACCCCCAAGAGTCTATCGACTTTCAGGGCAACACAGGGCCGTTTATCCAATACACCTATGCCCGTATCTCGGCCTTATTGCGTAAAGCTACCCAAGACCAAACAGACTATCAAGCGCCGGTATCAGTGGTTATCAGCGATACCGAGCAAGCCCTGATACAGCTTTTGAGCGCCTTCCCGGCCAAAATCAGCGAATCTGCTGCAGCATATGCGCCTTCATTGATAGCCAATTATGCGTATGAGGTAGCCAAAACCTATAACCACTTCTACCACGAAAGCCCTATTTTCAAGGCAGAGAGTGCCGAACTGATGCGCTTCCGCTTGGCGCTGACAGCCCTCAGCGGGCGTGTTATTTATGAAGCAATGACACTGTTAGGCATTGGTGTGCCGGAGCAGATGTAG
- the gldA gene encoding gliding motility-associated ABC transporter ATP-binding subunit GldA — MSVVVSALSKIYGQQHAVNNISFEVKSGEIVGFLGPNGAGKSTTMKIATGYLSPSSGTVSVQGYDVRTHAMDVRRNIGYLPEHNPLYLEMYVKEYLRFIGSLHQLRGQHLRQRVTEMIDICGLGREQHKKIGALSKGYRQRVGLAQSLIHNPPVLVLDEPTTGLDPNQILEIRQLIKTIGREKTVIFSTHIMQEVQAICQRAVIIHLGQIVADDTVESLRRQQGQTRLHLKLEAPVALSTWHSLPPIAEAQEHSPGHYTLTLQPDAAAATISRIAAQQGWVILEMQQEQQTLEHVFQALTQTNTP, encoded by the coding sequence ATGTCTGTAGTTGTCAGTGCGCTTAGTAAAATTTACGGCCAACAACATGCCGTCAACAATATCTCTTTTGAAGTCAAAAGTGGTGAAATTGTTGGTTTTTTAGGCCCTAATGGAGCCGGCAAATCAACCACTATGAAGATTGCCACCGGCTATTTATCGCCCAGCTCAGGAACTGTCTCCGTACAGGGCTATGATGTCCGTACACATGCCATGGATGTACGGCGTAATATCGGCTACCTACCCGAGCACAACCCGCTGTACTTGGAGATGTATGTCAAAGAATATCTCCGCTTTATTGGTAGTTTGCACCAGTTACGGGGGCAACACTTGAGGCAGCGCGTGACCGAAATGATAGACATTTGTGGCCTTGGTCGTGAGCAACACAAAAAAATAGGTGCGCTCTCCAAAGGCTACCGTCAGCGTGTGGGCTTGGCACAATCGCTCATCCACAACCCTCCCGTATTGGTGTTGGATGAGCCTACTACCGGCCTAGACCCTAACCAAATTTTAGAAATCAGGCAACTCATCAAAACCATCGGCAGGGAGAAAACGGTGATTTTTTCGACGCATATCATGCAAGAAGTGCAGGCTATCTGCCAACGAGCCGTGATTATTCATCTAGGCCAGATTGTGGCCGATGATACTGTAGAAAGCCTGCGCCGCCAACAAGGACAAACCCGCCTACACCTAAAACTGGAAGCGCCTGTGGCCCTCAGTACTTGGCACAGCCTGCCACCTATTGCCGAAGCCCAAGAGCACAGCCCCGGACACTACACGCTCACCTTACAGCCTGATGCCGCTGCCGCTACAATCTCTAGGATTGCCGCCCAACAAGGCTGGGTTATTTTGGAAATGCAGCAAGAGCAGCAAACCCTAGAACACGTATTCCAAGCGCTTACTCAAACAAATACACCCTAA